Proteins found in one bacterium HR17 genomic segment:
- the cdhR_1 gene encoding HTH-type transcriptional regulator CdhR, which produces MGRSLLLVMTSLSETEGAWETIVRLIRRHLLPAIEASGAQVFQSPPPSAIVPERPSLSLLRRLYPPLTQQAPVWGFIVQGTGEVLVHQTALSLKAGQGFWVPPGVTYIPHITRGSFISASDWLWFAAYPQGILLNRCQVTPTEHRSSPLYLVADSSLSELARRWASHPLPQPTGKYLLLTFFGLLTETAPLTVTVPDEFADLPSDLPFPLQWALDYLRRHYAKPFSLKVLASHCGVTSSHLCRLFRKHLNTTPVNYLQRIRLTIARQLLTKTGWSTQTIAILVGFNDVRHFRRQFLRHFGLTPQQVRRLTARPS; this is translated from the coding sequence ATGGGTCGGTCGCTCCTTTTGGTGATGACTTCATTGAGCGAGACGGAAGGGGCGTGGGAAACCATTGTCCGTCTCATCCGACGACACTTGTTACCTGCGATAGAAGCGAGTGGGGCGCAAGTTTTCCAGAGCCCTCCGCCTTCAGCGATTGTCCCTGAGCGTCCTTCTCTCTCTTTGCTGCGCCGCCTCTATCCGCCCTTGACACAACAGGCGCCCGTGTGGGGTTTTATCGTGCAGGGCACGGGTGAGGTGTTAGTGCACCAAACCGCCTTGTCTTTGAAGGCAGGGCAAGGGTTTTGGGTGCCGCCTGGCGTCACTTACATTCCGCACATTACGCGGGGCAGTTTCATTTCGGCGTCGGACTGGCTCTGGTTCGCCGCCTACCCGCAGGGCATCTTGTTAAACCGCTGTCAAGTGACGCCGACAGAGCATCGCAGCAGTCCCCTTTACCTCGTCGCCGATTCGTCCCTCAGCGAACTGGCACGCCGCTGGGCGTCCCATCCCCTACCCCAACCGACAGGGAAATATCTGCTGCTGACCTTCTTCGGTTTGCTGACAGAAACAGCGCCGTTAACGGTGACGGTGCCCGACGAGTTTGCCGACCTGCCGAGCGACTTACCTTTCCCGTTGCAATGGGCGTTGGACTACCTTCGCCGCCACTACGCCAAACCCTTCTCGTTAAAGGTGTTGGCATCCCACTGTGGTGTAACCTCCAGCCATCTTTGCCGGCTGTTTCGCAAGCACCTCAACACAACGCCCGTCAATTACTTGCAACGCATTCGGTTGACCATCGCCCGCCAATTGCTGACAAAGACCGGTTGGAGCACGCAAACTATCGCCATCCTCGTCGGCTTCAACGATGTCCGCCACTTCCGTCGCCAATTTCTCCGCCATTTTGGACTAACGCCCCAACAAGTCCGTCGCCTGACCGCTCGCCCCTCGTAG
- the steT gene encoding Serine/threonine exchanger SteT yields MATAAGAPRPTLTVTDAVALIVGIVVGAGIFKTPSLVAANVGSEAALIAVWVLGGLISLMGALCYAELATTYPHAGGEYHFLHRAFGRDIAFLFAWARATVIQTGSIAMLAFIFGDYASQLVNWGQTSSAVYAVAAVIALTVLNVIGVQQGKWTQNILTATKVLGLLLVVAVGLFVAAPTEPSVASKKPAAGSLGLAMIFVLLTYGGWNEAAYISAELRDVRRNMVRALTVGIGAITVIYLSVNLAYLKGLGLEGMARSQVVAADLLRRVWGEAGAKFISLLVAISALGAANATIFTGARTNYAWGTDVPALRFLGVWSTRTDTPVNALIVQGVIALVLVVLGATTQEGFEAMVAYTAPVFWFFFLITGLALFVFRAMEPQVHRPFLTPLYPLPPLVFCAVGVYMLHSSLAYASSLTVGNMVKLGIGVMLAGVPLVFLVPRVQANSAKFTGDR; encoded by the coding sequence TTGGCGACTGCTGCGGGGGCACCGCGTCCGACCTTAACGGTCACGGATGCGGTCGCTTTGATCGTGGGCATCGTGGTCGGCGCCGGCATTTTTAAGACGCCGTCCCTTGTGGCGGCGAATGTGGGGAGCGAAGCGGCATTAATCGCGGTGTGGGTGTTGGGCGGGTTGATCTCTTTGATGGGTGCTCTGTGCTATGCCGAACTGGCGACGACTTACCCGCATGCGGGCGGTGAGTATCACTTCCTTCATCGCGCCTTCGGTCGGGATATCGCCTTCTTGTTCGCGTGGGCGCGGGCGACGGTCATTCAAACGGGTTCTATAGCGATGCTGGCGTTCATCTTTGGGGATTACGCCAGCCAATTGGTCAATTGGGGGCAAACCTCTTCGGCTGTCTACGCGGTCGCTGCCGTCATCGCCTTAACCGTGCTCAATGTCATCGGCGTCCAACAAGGTAAATGGACGCAGAACATTTTGACGGCGACAAAAGTGTTAGGGTTGCTGCTTGTCGTGGCAGTCGGGCTATTTGTCGCTGCTCCCACAGAGCCGTCAGTTGCTTCTAAAAAACCCGCAGCGGGTTCGTTGGGGTTAGCGATGATTTTTGTCTTGCTGACTTACGGCGGCTGGAACGAAGCCGCTTATATCTCGGCGGAGTTGCGCGATGTGCGGCGCAACATGGTGCGGGCACTCACTGTCGGCATCGGGGCAATTACCGTTATCTATTTGTCGGTCAACTTGGCTTACTTGAAAGGCTTGGGGCTTGAGGGCATGGCGCGATCGCAAGTCGTGGCGGCGGATTTGCTCCGCCGCGTGTGGGGCGAAGCGGGCGCGAAATTTATCAGCCTGCTTGTCGCCATTTCCGCATTAGGCGCAGCGAACGCCACGATCTTCACCGGAGCGCGCACGAACTACGCATGGGGTACCGATGTGCCTGCACTGCGTTTTTTGGGGGTGTGGAGCACCCGCACGGACACGCCTGTTAACGCTCTAATCGTTCAAGGTGTCATCGCGCTGGTGCTGGTCGTGTTAGGCGCCACGACGCAAGAGGGGTTTGAGGCGATGGTGGCTTACACGGCGCCCGTGTTTTGGTTCTTCTTTTTGATCACGGGTTTGGCGCTTTTCGTGTTCCGCGCCATGGAGCCGCAGGTGCACCGTCCGTTTCTGACGCCGCTATATCCCTTGCCGCCATTGGTGTTCTGCGCCGTCGGTGTTTACATGCTGCATTCCAGCCTCGCTTACGCGTCCAGTCTAACCGTCGGTAATATGGTGAAACTGGGTATCGGTGTCATGCTGGCAGGTGTCCCGTTGGTGTTTTTAGTGCCCCGCGTTCAAGCCAACTCTGCTAAATTCACCGGTGACCGATGA
- the prmA_2 gene encoding Ribosomal protein L11 methyltransferase — MFGWRWLSGLTLSLVSLLAVATGVAFIVSIASLQERPPDVPYVPTPYEVVREMLKVARVGPNDIVYDLGCGDGRIVITAIKEFRAKRGVGVDIDPQRIRESNENAQKAGVTDRVRFLQQDLFQTDIGEATVITLYLLPSVNLRLRPKLFRECRPGTRIVSHDFDMGEWEADRTLRVRGPYREHTVYYWVLPAGVAGTWRWSVSTPQGERRYALRLRQRFQKVSGEVAADGQATPITNAQLVGTHLRFTVIREIEGQKVTMRFSGQVSGDTVRGTVTIQGGPFAGKREWVAKRDPVNLEGTWRWQGGALRIDRRNGAWTATYLQGDRRTLISDFYVWGAGIYLTVENGGTVTAEGVVDGNRLTGTWDGKPWVAIRAKD; from the coding sequence ATGTTTGGGTGGCGTTGGCTGTCGGGTTTGACCTTGAGCCTGGTGTCCCTTTTGGCGGTGGCTACTGGTGTGGCTTTCATCGTCAGCATCGCCTCATTACAAGAGCGCCCGCCGGATGTTCCGTATGTGCCGACGCCTTATGAGGTCGTTCGGGAAATGCTCAAGGTAGCGCGCGTCGGACCCAACGACATCGTTTACGACTTGGGTTGCGGTGATGGGCGAATCGTCATCACCGCGATTAAAGAGTTTCGGGCAAAGCGGGGCGTCGGTGTGGACATTGACCCGCAACGCATCCGCGAAAGTAACGAGAACGCTCAAAAGGCGGGTGTCACCGACCGCGTGCGTTTTCTCCAGCAAGATTTGTTCCAAACGGACATCGGTGAGGCGACCGTCATCACCCTCTATCTGCTGCCGTCGGTCAACTTGCGGCTGCGCCCCAAGTTGTTCCGTGAATGCCGACCGGGCACCCGTATCGTCTCCCACGACTTTGACATGGGCGAGTGGGAAGCCGACCGAACTTTGCGGGTGCGAGGTCCTTACCGCGAGCACACGGTCTATTATTGGGTGCTGCCGGCAGGCGTCGCCGGCACTTGGCGTTGGAGCGTCAGCACCCCGCAGGGCGAACGGCGCTATGCGCTGCGATTGCGCCAACGCTTCCAAAAAGTGAGCGGTGAGGTCGCCGCTGACGGGCAAGCGACGCCTATCACCAACGCCCAGTTGGTCGGCACGCATTTGCGCTTCACCGTCATCCGAGAAATTGAGGGGCAAAAAGTGACGATGCGCTTCAGTGGGCAGGTCAGCGGCGACACGGTGCGGGGCACTGTCACCATTCAAGGTGGTCCGTTTGCTGGCAAACGGGAGTGGGTCGCTAAGCGGGATCCGGTGAACTTGGAAGGTACATGGCGCTGGCAAGGTGGGGCGCTGCGGATTGACCGCCGCAACGGGGCTTGGACCGCCACCTACCTGCAAGGTGACCGCAGGACGCTCATCAGTGACTTCTATGTATGGGGCGCAGGCATCTACCTGACGGTAGAAAACGGCGGCACAGTGACGGCTGAAGGGGTCGTGGACGGCAACCGCTTAACAGGCACTTGGGACGGTAAACCGTGGGTGGCTATCCGCGCCAAAGATTAG
- the adaA_2 gene encoding Bifunctional transcriptional activator/DNA repair enzyme AdaA, translating to MRVPSPTIVREERMDTLEEGVERLRQVVARHILPMLTSRRTCCPLAPPLNAGATPPPAGVVQRHAFLELGIVVEGVMGMWWRGQLTLCPAGTVLVIPPRCPHLPHVPSPQGAAHRVIWLIFPPRQCIAHQCAWRDGVHFVGTYCVIDDEDLIYLGRSIWREWRQRDEHSALIVHGYLLSLLGRMLKAPARPAVPKYERLDIVPATADPLVQTVYRFLWSNYNRPIKLTDLSSAVAYSPTYLCRRFRQLTGETLWQALRRIRIEVAKRLLGLNISVATVAEMVGFADALYFSKVFSKEVGMTPTAYQLHCRRKGR from the coding sequence GTGCGGGTGCCATCGCCTACCATCGTGCGGGAGGAACGCATGGACACACTGGAAGAGGGCGTGGAGCGACTGCGGCAAGTCGTCGCACGACACATCCTGCCGATGCTGACCAGTCGCCGCACCTGCTGCCCTTTAGCACCACCCCTGAATGCCGGAGCGACACCGCCCCCTGCTGGTGTTGTCCAACGGCACGCTTTTCTGGAACTGGGCATTGTGGTGGAGGGCGTGATGGGGATGTGGTGGCGGGGGCAATTGACCCTTTGCCCGGCGGGGACGGTGTTAGTTATCCCGCCTCGCTGCCCCCATTTGCCCCATGTGCCGTCGCCCCAAGGCGCCGCCCATCGGGTCATCTGGTTAATCTTCCCGCCCCGCCAATGCATCGCCCACCAATGCGCGTGGCGGGACGGCGTGCATTTCGTCGGCACCTACTGCGTGATAGACGACGAAGACCTCATTTACCTCGGTCGCAGCATTTGGCGCGAATGGCGTCAGCGAGATGAGCATTCGGCGCTTATCGTGCACGGTTACTTGCTATCGCTGCTGGGACGGATGCTGAAGGCGCCAGCGCGCCCCGCCGTCCCTAAATATGAACGCTTAGACATTGTCCCAGCGACGGCAGACCCGCTAGTGCAAACGGTGTATCGCTTCTTGTGGAGCAATTACAACCGCCCTATCAAGTTGACAGATTTAAGCAGCGCCGTCGCCTATAGCCCGACCTACTTATGTCGGCGCTTCCGACAACTGACAGGCGAGACGCTTTGGCAAGCCCTGCGCCGCATCCGCATAGAGGTCGCTAAGCGGCTGCTGGGACTGAACATTTCAGTGGCGACGGTGGCGGAGATGGTGGGCTTTGCCGACGCTCTTTACTTCAGTAAGGTGTTCTCCAAGGAAGTCGGAATGACCCCGACGGCTTACCAACTCCATTGCCGGCGTAAGGGGCGGTAG